The Solanum lycopersicum chromosome 2, SLM_r2.1 DNA window ttcaaccactaatagtaacaataatcaAACTTTGGTGTCTTGGCTTTGAGACACCGCTTTATTAATTTTCCCATTAATTACGCTCATCACAAAAGAAGTCGCAACCCAACTTTTGCTAAATATATATTGGGTCAGCAAAGCATAAATGCCTTTCTAATTGAAAAAAAGGTGAATACTAGTTGGGAAACGTAACAACCATTTATCAATGGTGTTATAAATGGCGTCATGTACGTAGCTatgaattttatcttttatcaataaattatCGTTAATTAATACTCCTTCGAagattccttcttcttcttctgccctctttattgttaaaaaaaataaatacttatatCTTAGTCCAAATTGAGAAAACAACTAATTTCCTGATTCTCCATTACCCAAATATCTTTAAAGTCGCCCATTTTAGCTCATCCTTGTTCACACTCAATCGTTGAGATAGGCCCTCCACTTCGCAGTATAAATACATGTCACCACATAACGCCATAGAGCTGCAGTTACATAGCAATATTACTCGAAACAAGTATtagtattaaattaaaattctaattaaccATGTCTAAAGCCAATACcagttttttcttcattatactTCTCCTCTGTTTTGCCCTGTCCTATGCTTCTCGTCCTGCCCCAGCTTTTCACGAGGCATCCCTCAACATTGATCACCACCAGGTAACCAAAGTTCAATATGTCAGtgaatttttatgattaaacaTTAGACGATGatctaaaattttgttattattacgTTTCAGGATCATGTTAGGGAATCAAAACAAGTAGCAAACGAAGAGAGCTGCAACGGAGGGCAGGATGAAGAATGTTTAGAAAGAAGGAACTTGGCTGCTCACCTTGACTATATCTATACCCAAAATCAGAACCCGTGAACTAGTTTGCTATTTGGTATATTGGAAGTAGATGAGACAGTTACATATCACACATTAAAATTACCTTACTGTACATCAGTCCCGTTGATTTTTCCTGTACgttaaaatgtattaatagCATTTCCTCTTCCGTCCTAGATGATACTATCTCTGTTTTGCTTTGTATTTGGCGGTATTTCAACTAGGCATATGGTTTAATTACGAAATAAAACCTTCTTTGTATATTTACATGTGTGTTTTCAGATTTCTAATTTTAAACATGTTTGTGACATTATTAAGAGCAAAATTAaggaatttttcaaaaaaatagagTATCACTTTTTTTGCTATGACATCCCGTAAAATGAAATTtactagaaaaattaaaatgttttggtATATGGAGAACAATATTGGGACCTAGTTGGAGTAGCTTAACATGGAAAGAAATCACATAGGTGGTGTGGGAGGGTTGAAATTTCCAATAAGTTGAGAGAGTGTTAAATAAACCTTGTAGTGCACGGATGTTAAATTTAGTAAACTTTCAAAAAccaagagaagaaaaatgagCAGAATATTAAACGTTATAGCTGATCTGATGACGCTTTAACAGCACAAGGTCGGCTATATAAATGCTGAAACGAGCCGTGTTAAATTATAGTACATAGATAACATTTCCTGCCTCatcaaagataaaaataagGATAGTAAGACTTACTATCTTTGACATTTGTCAGATAGTTGAAATTGGTGTATCTCAACGTGGTTATACATATTTCTAGTACTCCGccattacaattttttatttttacaaatgtTAAGCTGATTCTTGACTATAGTATCCTAAATTCatataataacaatttatttatttttattcattatataattaGTTCCATCTTGTAGGAACTCTTTAAGATAGCATGCCACAATTCATAACTCATAAGTTAACAAGAAATAACTAACAATGGACCA harbors:
- the PSK2 gene encoding phytosulfokines 2 precursor, with the translated sequence MSKANTSFFFIILLLCFALSYASRPAPAFHEASLNIDHHQDHVRESKQVANEESCNGGQDEECLERRNLAAHLDYIYTQNQNP